Within Cryptosporangium aurantiacum, the genomic segment TCGTAGTTGCAGAGGATGATGCCGACCCAGTCCAGGTCGCGGTAGACGGTCCAGTTCGTTGATTCGCCCGCCGCGCCGCCTCCGTGTCCGAAGAGTAGGTGGCCGTTCCATACGGGTGCGGGCGCCCCGTAGGCGGTGAAACTTCGGACGGTGGGGTCGACGGCTCCGCGGGGGCGGTTGGGGAACTTCGGACTCATGAAGAGCTCGGTGTAGGTAGGGCTGAGCAGCTCGCCGCCCTGCAAGGCGCGCGCGAAACGAACCAGATCCCCGGCGGTGGAGAACCCATTGCCGCCTCCGGTTCCGATGAACATGCGCGCCGCACCCTCGCCGGCGCGTAGAGCATCGACACGTCGGCCGGCGGGGTCGACCATGTAGGGGTGGGCGATGCGTTCGTCGGCCAACCATTGCGTTCGCGTGTAATAGTCGGTGCGGGTCATGCCGGCTACCGCGAAGATGTGTTCGCGGACGTAATCGTAGAAAGACTGCCCCGCGACCTGCTCGACGACCGCGCCGAGGACATCGTAGCCGTTGTTGCTGTAGCTGTTCTTGGTGCCCGGACTGAACAGCAGCGGCTCTTTGCGAATGATCTTTATGGTCTCGTTCATGACCTCGGCGGCGCTGGACCAGGTTCCGGCCTCGTCCAGGAACTCCTGGTTCTTGAGGAGATCGCCCATTCCGGAGGTGTGGGTGAGCAGGTGATGGATGGTGACGGTATTCGCGATCTCGGCGGGAAATCCGCTGAGGTACCTGCCGAGTGTCTCGTAAAAGTCGATCTTTCCCTGCTGTGCGAGTTGGAGGATCGCCAGTGCGGTAAACGGCTTGGAGGCCGAGGCGAGCGCGAAAATGGTGTCCGACCGGTTAGGTATCGACTTGACCTTGTCGGCCATGCCGTAGGCCCTAGCCAGGACGGTCCGATCCCTGTACGCGAGAAACACCGTTCCAGAGAATTTGTCCTCAGCGGCAAGTTGGCCGATGAGCCGGTCGTACGCCCCACCGGGTTGTAGGTCTTGCGGTATCCGTTGGGGCTGGAGAGCGAGGTCAGCGCCGGTTGCGGCACGGGCGGTCCTGGAAGGCGCGAGCATGCCACCGGCCGCGATCGGAGCCGCGCCAAGCGCCGCGAGTAGGGCTCGCCGCGTTGGCCGGCGGAGCGGGCGTTGGTCATGGGGCATGGAGATGGATCCCCTTTGGAAGAGAACTACCTGGTCCCGTCCCTTCTACCGACGGTCACGTTTCCCTGGCGTTCTCACTGGCCCCACCGGTCACAGCCGCCGCTGGAGGTTGGCGCATGCTGACGAGGCAGAACGCACGTCCAAGTCACCTGGTTCGGCTGAACGTGAATCACTCCGGCGTGTCAGGACGCTGAGCGCGTTGGCTGTGCTGCTGCAGGCTTCGGCGGCCCCAAGTAGTCGGCAGCGCTAGTCCTCCGTTGTCCCCTACGGTCTCTGCCTGTTGCCCAGCAGAGGAGTAGGTCCCGTAGTGCCTGAGCTCAACCCCACCGACCACGACGGAAGCCCGCTCGGCGCCTGGCTGCAGCACAACCCGACACGGTCACGGCCAACCGCGCCCAGCGGTGGCTCGAGGTCCGCCTTCTACGCGCGCATGTCCACACGGGAGTTCCAGGACCCGGAGTCCTCGACCGGTTGGCAGCGCCAAGTCGCCACCGATCTGATCACCGGCCACGGGCGAATCGCCGCGGAGTTCATCGACGTCGGCTGCTCCCGCCGCCGCTCCTGGACTAGCCGACCGGAAGCAGCCGCGCTGCTCGAATCCCCTGCGAACCCGGACCGGCAGTTCGACGCGGTGGTCGTCGGTGAATACGAGCGGGCATTCTGCGGCCAGCAGTCCGTGACCTTCTGCCGGTGCTCGCCGGCCATCCTCCAGATATGGCTACCGGAGTTTCACGGCCCCGTCGACCCGGCCGACCCCGTCCACCAAGCGCAGCCCGACCCGGAGACCTCGCGGCACGTGCGGCGGATCTTCGCTCAGCAGCTGACCGGGCGGAGTGTCGCGAGCATCGCCCGAGAGCTCAACGAGACCGGCGTGCCGTGTCCCTCCGTCGCCGACCCGGGACGCAACCGCAACCGCCGTGCGCGCCCGTGGACCGTCCGGACCGTGGCGAGCATCCTGACCAATCCCCGCTTCACCGGCAGAGCCGCACGCGGCCGCTCAGGTCATCAGGATTTAACCCGCCGGGACCGCTTCCGGAACACACGGACCCCACTCTCGACGCCATTACCTATCGATTGACAGGTAACCCTGGCCGCTCCGGAGGTGGTGTCATGAGCGCAGCCGAGTCCGCACCCGTCTTAGGGCCGGAACACAGCACGGTCCGCGGTCCCATCGGCTACAAGCAGGAGTTGCACCGCGGAGTGGGGACGTTCGCTTCCTTCGCCGCCGGCTTCTCGTTCGTTTCGATCCTCACGACCGTGTTCCAGCTGTTCGGGCTGGGCTTCCTCCTCGGGGGCGCGTCGTTCTTCTGGACCTGGCCGGTGGTCTTCGCCGGACAGCTCTGCGTCGCCTTTTGCTTCGCCGAGCTCGCCGGTCGCTGGCCGGTGTCGGGCGCGATCTTCCAGTGGTCCAGCCGCCTGGCCGGCACGACGTGGGGCTGGTTCACCGGCTGGATCATGGTCATCGGCCAGATCTTGACGGTGGCGGTGGCCGCGATCGCCATGCAGGCCGTGCTGCCCGCCATCTGGTCGGGTTTCCAGCTCGTGGGCGGCTCCGGCGCCGATCCGTCGATTCTGTCGCCGACCGGCGCGAAGAACGCCGTCATCCTCGGCATCATCGTGCTCGTCTTCACCACCCTGGTGAACATCCTCGGCATCCGCCAGATGGCCGCGACGACCAGCGTCGGCGTCGCCATCGAGATCGTCGGCGTCGTCGTGCTCATCGGCGTGCTGTTCGCGCTCTCCGAGCGCGGCCCGTCCGTGGTGCTGCACAACACCGGTTGGGAGGGCACCGGCCACTACTTCTTCGCCTGGCTGGCGTCCTCGCTCATGGCCGCATACGTGATGGTGGGCTTCGACTCCGCCGGTGAGCTCGCCGAGGAGACCTACGCCCCTCGCAAGACGACGCCGAAGACGATCATCCGCGCCCTGGTCATCTCGGGTATCGGCGGCGGCCTGCTCATCCTGGGTGCGCTGATGGCGGCACCGAGCCTGACCGACGGCAACCTGTCGACGTTCGGCCTCTCGTGGGTCATCACCGAGCGCCTCGGCGACGTACTGGGCCGGCTGCTGCTCTGCTGTGTCGCGGTCGCGGTCTTCGCCTGCACGCTCGCGGTCCAGACGTCCGGCGCGCGGATGATCTACTCGATGTCCCGGGAACGCGCGTTCCCCTTCTCCGCCGCGCTCGGGAAAGTCTCGCCGCGCACCGGCACGCCGGTCGTCACCTCGATCGTGGTCGGTGCCGGCGCCTCGCTCGCCCTCGCGGTCAACATCAACTCGACGACGATCTTCACGGCCCTGTCCAGCATCTGCATCGCGATGCTCTACATCGCCTACCTGGGCGTCACGCTGCCGCTGCTCGTCGTGCGGATCAAGCACCGCGCGACCGACCACTTCCCGGCCGGGCACGACGAGGACGGCGCGCCGCTGTTCTCGATGGGCCGATTCGGCATCGCCGTCAACGTCCTCGCCGTCGTCTACGGCGCGCTCATGGTGGTCAACCTGATGTGGCCGCGGCCGGAGATCTACGACCTCTCGACGAACGGGAACTGGGTGCTCCAGTACAGCGCGCTGCTGCTGGTCGGCCTGACCGTGGCCGTCGGCGCCGGCTACTTCGGCTACCGGCGACTGCACACCCGCATCGACCTGGTCCACGTTCCGCACACGCACATCGCCGCCGAGGGGGCGGACGCGTGACGACCCGCGGCGAGCACCTGACCGACAGCGTCCGCAACGCCCGCGCCGACGCCCGCGCGCAGACCGGCCTGACCAGCGAGTGGATGCCGTACCTGCCGGCGTCCGGCAGCCCGTTCGCGCCGGCCGGCGTGGACCCGGTCGACCTGGTGTGGGCCGAGACCGTGGCCCCGGGCGGCTATGCCCACAAGGTCCTCGCCCGGGGAACCCGCCTGCGCCTCGACGACCCGACCGGCGACGCGTGCGCGCACCTCGTCGTCTACAACGCACTCGAACCCGTCGAACGGCTCAACGTGGCCGACACCGTGAAGATCCCGTGGCAGGCCTACCTCGGCGCAGGACACCCGTTGCTGTCGGGCGAGGGGCGGGTGCTCGCCACGGTCGTGGCCGATACCTCGGCGCACCACGACGCGTTCTGCGGCACCACCACCGAGGCGTGGAACGACCGCAAGTACGGCGACGCCCGCCCGGAGGGACCGTCCCCGGCCGGCCGGAGCCTGTTCGTCAAGGCCGCGGCCAAGCACGGCCTGAGCCGACGGGATCTGCCGCCGAGCGTCTCGTTCTTCCAAGGAGTCCGGGTCGAGGCCGATGGCGGCTTCACGTGGCTCGGCTCGGCCGGCCCCGGCACTTCGGTCGAGCTGGTGGCCGAGCTGCCGCTGCTGGTGCTGCTCGCGAACGTCGCCCACCCGCTCGACCCCCGCCCGGAGTACGTGGTCGGTCCACTGCGAGTGCACGCGTGGCGCGGTCCGGCCACCGGTCCGGGCGACGAGCGGTT encodes:
- a CDS encoding urea amidolyase associated protein UAAP1 is translated as MTTRGEHLTDSVRNARADARAQTGLTSEWMPYLPASGSPFAPAGVDPVDLVWAETVAPGGYAHKVLARGTRLRLDDPTGDACAHLVVYNALEPVERLNVADTVKIPWQAYLGAGHPLLSGEGRVLATVVADTSAHHDAFCGTTTEAWNDRKYGDARPEGPSPAGRSLFVKAAAKHGLSRRDLPPSVSFFQGVRVEADGGFTWLGSAGPGTSVELVAELPLLVLLANVAHPLDPRPEYVVGPLRVHAWRGPATGPGDERFTATPERNRAYLNSIDYAEARGL
- a CDS encoding recombinase family protein, translated to MPELNPTDHDGSPLGAWLQHNPTRSRPTAPSGGSRSAFYARMSTREFQDPESSTGWQRQVATDLITGHGRIAAEFIDVGCSRRRSWTSRPEAAALLESPANPDRQFDAVVVGEYERAFCGQQSVTFCRCSPAILQIWLPEFHGPVDPADPVHQAQPDPETSRHVRRIFAQQLTGRSVASIARELNETGVPCPSVADPGRNRNRRARPWTVRTVASILTNPRFTGRAARGRSGHQDLTRRDRFRNTRTPLSTPLPID
- a CDS encoding serine hydrolase domain-containing protein, translating into MLAPSRTARAATGADLALQPQRIPQDLQPGGAYDRLIGQLAAEDKFSGTVFLAYRDRTVLARAYGMADKVKSIPNRSDTIFALASASKPFTALAILQLAQQGKIDFYETLGRYLSGFPAEIANTVTIHHLLTHTSGMGDLLKNQEFLDEAGTWSSAAEVMNETIKIIRKEPLLFSPGTKNSYSNNGYDVLGAVVEQVAGQSFYDYVREHIFAVAGMTRTDYYTRTQWLADERIAHPYMVDPAGRRVDALRAGEGAARMFIGTGGGNGFSTAGDLVRFARALQGGELLSPTYTELFMSPKFPNRPRGAVDPTVRSFTAYGAPAPVWNGHLLFGHGGGAAGESTNWTVYRDLDWVGIILCNYDQIDIETVINKERNLIAG
- a CDS encoding APC family permease produces the protein MSAAESAPVLGPEHSTVRGPIGYKQELHRGVGTFASFAAGFSFVSILTTVFQLFGLGFLLGGASFFWTWPVVFAGQLCVAFCFAELAGRWPVSGAIFQWSSRLAGTTWGWFTGWIMVIGQILTVAVAAIAMQAVLPAIWSGFQLVGGSGADPSILSPTGAKNAVILGIIVLVFTTLVNILGIRQMAATTSVGVAIEIVGVVVLIGVLFALSERGPSVVLHNTGWEGTGHYFFAWLASSLMAAYVMVGFDSAGELAEETYAPRKTTPKTIIRALVISGIGGGLLILGALMAAPSLTDGNLSTFGLSWVITERLGDVLGRLLLCCVAVAVFACTLAVQTSGARMIYSMSRERAFPFSAALGKVSPRTGTPVVTSIVVGAGASLALAVNINSTTIFTALSSICIAMLYIAYLGVTLPLLVVRIKHRATDHFPAGHDEDGAPLFSMGRFGIAVNVLAVVYGALMVVNLMWPRPEIYDLSTNGNWVLQYSALLLVGLTVAVGAGYFGYRRLHTRIDLVHVPHTHIAAEGADA